Proteins from one Catenuloplanes atrovinosus genomic window:
- a CDS encoding ABC-F family ATP-binding cassette domain-containing protein has protein sequence MGYVDVAGVGHTLADGRVLFADVSFRVGEGAKIALVGPNGAGKTTLLRMIAGDLAVREGAIARVGGLGVMRQFIGMIADETTLGSLALSLSPPALREAGARLTAAESAMRAAEERGASAATIEKTQMGYAAALAAWGEAGGYDAEVTFDTASVAALKLPWDRVRDRPVATLSGGQQKRFALELLLRGTDEVLLLDEPDNFLDVPGKRWLEARLRESGKSVLYVSHDRELLAQTADRVVAVEGGGAWTHPGGFASWHAARGARHERMEEARRRWDEEHAKLRELVFTLKNKAAYNDGLASRYQAAQTRLRKFEEAGAPPLPPKDQEISMRLGGGRTGKRAIICEQLELDGLTYPFDLEVWYGDRVAVLGANGTGKSHFLRLLARGGTDPEPESKPISGVVLEPVAHEGVARLGARVRPGHFSQTHDRPELRDRTLVEILWRGDEHRSGLDRHGAMRVLNRYELAGQGDQLFGTLSGGQQARFLVLLLELSGATLLLLDEPTDNLDLASAEALEEGLKAFDGTVLAVTHDRWFTRSFDRFILFQGDGEVVETVEPVWDVR, from the coding sequence GTGGGATATGTGGACGTGGCCGGAGTCGGGCATACGCTGGCGGACGGGCGGGTGCTCTTCGCGGACGTCTCGTTCCGCGTGGGTGAGGGCGCCAAGATCGCGCTGGTCGGGCCGAACGGCGCCGGCAAGACGACGCTGCTGCGCATGATCGCCGGGGACCTGGCCGTGCGCGAGGGCGCGATCGCGCGGGTCGGCGGGCTCGGCGTGATGCGGCAGTTCATCGGCATGATCGCGGACGAGACCACGCTCGGGAGCCTGGCGCTCTCGCTGTCCCCGCCCGCACTGCGCGAGGCCGGCGCGCGCCTGACCGCCGCGGAGTCCGCGATGCGGGCCGCCGAGGAGCGCGGCGCGAGCGCCGCCACGATCGAGAAGACCCAGATGGGGTACGCCGCCGCGCTGGCCGCCTGGGGCGAGGCCGGCGGGTACGACGCGGAGGTCACGTTCGACACCGCCAGCGTCGCCGCGCTCAAGCTCCCGTGGGACCGGGTCCGGGACCGGCCGGTGGCCACGCTCTCCGGTGGCCAGCAGAAACGCTTCGCGCTGGAGCTGCTGCTGCGCGGCACGGACGAGGTGCTGCTGCTGGACGAGCCGGACAACTTCCTGGACGTACCCGGGAAGCGCTGGCTGGAGGCGCGGCTGCGCGAGTCCGGAAAGTCCGTGCTGTACGTGTCGCACGACCGCGAGCTGCTGGCCCAGACCGCGGACCGGGTGGTGGCGGTCGAGGGCGGCGGCGCGTGGACGCATCCGGGCGGGTTCGCCAGCTGGCACGCCGCCCGCGGCGCCCGGCACGAGCGGATGGAGGAGGCGCGGCGGCGCTGGGACGAGGAGCACGCCAAGCTGCGCGAGCTGGTGTTCACGCTGAAGAACAAGGCTGCGTACAACGACGGCCTGGCGTCCCGCTATCAGGCGGCGCAGACCCGGCTGCGGAAGTTCGAGGAGGCCGGCGCGCCGCCGCTGCCGCCGAAGGACCAGGAGATCAGCATGCGCCTGGGCGGCGGGCGCACCGGCAAGCGCGCGATCATCTGCGAGCAGCTGGAGCTGGACGGGCTGACGTACCCGTTCGACCTGGAGGTCTGGTACGGCGACCGGGTCGCCGTGCTCGGCGCGAACGGCACCGGCAAGTCGCACTTCCTGCGCCTGCTGGCGCGCGGCGGCACCGACCCGGAGCCGGAGAGCAAGCCGATCTCCGGCGTGGTGCTGGAGCCGGTCGCGCACGAGGGCGTGGCGCGGCTCGGCGCGCGGGTGCGGCCCGGCCACTTCTCGCAGACGCACGACCGCCCCGAGCTGCGCGACCGGACGCTGGTCGAGATCCTGTGGCGCGGCGACGAGCACCGCTCCGGCCTGGACCGGCACGGCGCGATGCGGGTGCTCAACCGGTACGAGCTGGCCGGGCAGGGCGATCAGCTCTTCGGCACGCTCTCCGGCGGCCAGCAGGCGCGCTTCCTGGTGCTGCTGCTCGAGCTCTCCGGCGCCACGCTGCTGCTGCTCGACGAGCCGACCGACAACCTCGACCTGGCCTCGGCCGAGGCGCTGGAGGAGGGCTTGAAGGCCTTCGACGGTACGGTCCTCGCGGTCACCCACGACCGCTGGTTCACCCGCTCGTTCGACCGGTTCATCCTCTTCCAGGGCGACGGCGAGGTGGTCG
- a CDS encoding class I SAM-dependent methyltransferase — protein MTAEHYFSAEPAAPAGRHEVSFTVQGRDYVLVAARGVFSADRLDPGTAVLLKKANLPEPGAKGPFLDLGCGFGPITAVLATEAPSAIVHAVDVNARARELTAENAERLGAGRRVTVSAPDDVPAEVVFDQIWSNPPIRIGKAELHDLLDRWLPRLAPNGVAWLVIARHLGGDSLHQWLVDRGWVVERHASQKGYRVLRVGRPA, from the coding sequence GTGACCGCCGAGCACTACTTCAGCGCCGAGCCGGCCGCTCCCGCGGGGCGGCACGAGGTGTCGTTCACCGTTCAGGGGCGGGACTATGTGCTCGTCGCGGCGCGTGGCGTGTTCTCGGCGGACCGGCTGGACCCCGGAACGGCCGTTCTGCTCAAAAAGGCAAACCTCCCCGAACCAGGTGCAAAGGGACCCTTCCTCGATCTCGGATGCGGGTTCGGCCCGATCACGGCCGTGCTGGCGACCGAGGCGCCGTCCGCGATCGTCCACGCGGTGGACGTCAACGCGCGCGCCCGCGAGCTGACCGCGGAGAACGCGGAGCGGCTCGGCGCCGGGCGCCGGGTCACGGTGAGCGCCCCGGACGACGTACCCGCCGAGGTGGTCTTCGATCAGATCTGGAGCAACCCGCCGATCCGGATCGGCAAGGCGGAGCTGCACGACCTGCTCGACCGCTGGCTGCCCCGGCTCGCGCCGAACGGTGTCGCGTGGCTGGTCATCGCGCGGCACCTGGGCGGCGACTCGCTGCACCAGTGGCTGGTCGACCGCGGCTGGGTGGTCGAGCGGCACGCCAGTCAGAAGGGGTACCGGGTGCTCCGCGTCGGCCGGCCCGCCTGA